Proteins found in one Plasmodium malariae genome assembly, chromosome: 13 genomic segment:
- the PmUG01_13029300 gene encoding conserved Plasmodium protein, unknown function, with the protein MCEGTYKTIPLFAPDEDDIFNSSSGVANKTNDNINADNLFIPKNIYRHVKEEISPGPIKTKYIEKITKIPRVIFKERKKDINKKEKKVVTKEIEIEEIVEVIENKDEIVYNEVKVPTYIDIPIIQPRQEIYHQQITKNIPKGVELTVTQKLVAPKIKPKYVEVPVPIYVPCYIEVPIPIQYIPIHQNEQKQHFTTGVSNNTNLTKYPTVCSNPSTAHMQGLMGSSTENKNVYVSDAQDDNKSDEQGDNISGEQTTNVNLTDEQSIIFSSKSSIQNISNDEKNRNNMIAAANL; encoded by the coding sequence ATGTGCGAGGGGACGTATAAAACAATTCCACTATTTGCTCCAGATGAAgatgatatatttaacagCAGCAGTGGTGTAGCAAACAAAAccaatgataatataaatgctgataatttatttattccaaaaaatatatatagacatGTAAAGGAAGAAATTAGTCCAGGAcctataaaaacaaaatatatagaaaaaattacaaaaattccaagagtaatatttaaagaaagaaaaaaagatataaataaaaaagaaaaaaaagtagtaactaaagaaatagaaattgAAGAAATTGTTGAAGTGATTGAAAATAAAGATGAAATTGTATATAATGAAGTAAAGGTACCTACATATATTGATATTCCAATTATTCAACCAAGACAAGAAATTTATCATCAACAAATTACCAAAAATATTCCTAAAGGAGTTGAACTAACAGTTACACAAAAATTAGTAGCTCCAAAAATAAAACCTAAATACGTAGAAGTACCTGTACCTATATATGTACCATGTTATATAGAAGTACCTATACCTATACAATATATACCCATACATCAGAATGAACAAAAACAGCATTTCACTACTGGAGTTTCTAACAATACAAACCTAACAAAGTACCCAACCGTCTGTAGTAACCCTTCCACGGCACATATGCAAGGCTTAATGGGTTCATCTACagagaataaaaatgtatatgtaagcGACGCACAGGATGATAATAAGAGCGACGAACAAGGTGATAATATAAGCGGCGAACAGACTACTAATGTAAATCTAACTGATGAACAgtctattatttttagctCGAAAAGTtcaattcaaaatatttcaaatgacgaaaaaaataggaataatATGATTGCTGCAGCGAATTTATGA
- the ATG5 gene encoding autophagy protein 5, putative — protein sequence MLRENRILLLEKPNIEDINNIIEASGLVLCISLNEKESVSLVPPSYYYLHVHRYMYLCNIIPKCLEYFKSFILPFYGNKFGVYFECVKGKKNFSNIHPCVDIGRGKDFYPVNSEHTDTNLVNDEVGKDNIILDWRLPIGVLFDIYCDIENENNTFTQSGSAELNCKCCSNNELFPDHVSILEISSNGESQGDSFNMGKRDHKDEEGNKEGNELTNELTNELTNEPTNEETNRRKGLLNRDVEKDSSIFNRKAEGSISAVYDGSLTFDGVQICKSLKKEHEQVMLYHVKNWKEQDKTCTVQDKTCTVQEKTCTVQEKTCTVQDKTCTVQEKICTVQDRKTKKNALKDVNNLLNDEEEDGLIDAAAEGQESHCESYGKTYTYLPHFPPNKEKNYYEHEIKNRSGNSSKHLLQYDENSNTIEGTKKDEHSDDGENLKDNKNLKYYKFIMNKAINNEWYDKQFQNISNKNIPWRLIVHFKGEEEYYYSHFKKKDEKKKYNGNVNILAYNSCIPLYRGFNDFEECILNQLKKANYIMNKNDRVLQILSEQNQKEFLYHLKNFNVEKICSLYREHMDYNMVKFIDNINYIYIQNIEDLCLCNNAHDKGSKNGGSHIAQDKNEKGENCHFIHVDVRKDYFFSDEGEEEGEAFNGAANEKKEKFNAAIRNDRMREEKGKKPSFAHLHDQAGTKIGNSENYVDECGLSKSKLINNTHVSSDTSMNTYVREKKDKQNTNYSSFRYGERTNDVFLKDSSCPCCNRALNGRNSIYDLMNDEKVNKDVPIIIHIYGPPYNQVLTKFPLFKIIHPENNESVSEGIFIYTLGDFLHEQFPSFFRKICRNSKGHSHNGKTNISTNNEHKKRVYYDKENNIHEYENKKGSYLNSENVFYFMEDDYLIFSPYMFIIVNGIQIPLKTPLYWLCTNFLQLDNFLHVILRIPPY from the coding sequence atgttaagaGAAAATAGAATTCTTTTATTAGAAAAGCCAAATATAGAGGATATAAATAACATCATTGAAGCAAGCGGGTTAGTATTATGCATATCACTTAATGAAAAGGAATCAGTGTCACTGGTACCTCCCtcctattattatttgcatGTTCATaggtatatgtatttatgtaatattattccAAAATGCttagaatattttaagtCCTTTATTTTGCCTTTTTACGGTAACAAGTTCGGTGTATACTTTGAGTGTGTtaagggaaaaaagaatttttcgAATATACATCCATGTGTGGATATAGGAAGGGGTAAAGATTTTTATCCAGTTAACAGTGAACATACTGATACAAACCTTGTCAACGATGAAGTTGGTAAAGATAACATCATACTCGACTGGAGACTTCCAATTGGTGTTTTATTCGACATATATTGTGATATAGAAAATGAGAATAATACTTTTACTCAATCGGGGAGCGCGGAACTAAACTGCAAGTGTTGCTCAAACAATGAATTATTTCCTGACCATGTTAGCATTTTAGAAATTTCATCAAACGGAGAAAGTCAGGGGGATAGTTTTAATATGGGAAAAAGGGACCATAAAGACGAAGAGGGGAACAAAGAGGGGAACGAGCTGACGAACGAGCTGACGAACGAGCTGACGAACGAGCCGACGAACGAAGAGACGAACCGAAGAAAAGGCTTGTTGAATAGGGACGTAGAAAAAgattcttctatttttaacCGAAAAGCGGAAGGCAGTATAAGTGCTGTGTATGACGGTAGCTTAACTTTTGATGGAGTGCAAATTTGCAAGTCTTTGAAAAAAGAGCATGAACAGGTAATGTTATATCATGTGAAAAATTGGAAAGAACAGGACAAAACATGCACAGTACAGGACAAAACATGCACAGTACAGGAAAAAACATGCACAGTACAGGAAAAAACATGCACAGTACAGGACAAAACATGCACAGTAcaggaaaaaatatgcacaGTACAAGACAGGAAAACGAAAAAGAATGCATTGAAAGATGTTAATAACTTGTTAAATGATGAAGAGGAAGACGGATTAATAGACGCTGCAGCGGAAGGTCAAGAGAGTCATTGTGAGTCCTACGGGAAGACCTATACGTATCTTCCTCATTTTCCCccaaataaggaaaaaaattattatgaacatgaaataaaaaataggtCAGGTAATTCATCAAAACATTTGTTACAATATGATGAAAATTCTAACACAATTGAAGGGACTAAAAAAGATGAGCATAGTGATGATGGTGAAAATTTAaaggataataaaaatttaaaatattataaatttattatgaacaaagcaataaataatgaatggTATGATAAACAGTTTCAAAATATAtcgaataaaaatataccttGGAGATTAATTGTTCATTTCAAGGGAGAGgaagaatattattattcacaCTTTAAGAAGAAAGATGAGAAAAAGAAGTACAACGGAAATGTAAACATTTTAGCCTATAATAGTTGTATACCGCTCTATAGAGGCTTCAACGATTTTGAAGAATGTATATTAAACCAATTGAAGAAAGctaattatattatgaacaagAATGATAGAgtattacaaatattatcTGAACAAAATCAGAAAGAGTTTTTAtaccatttaaaaaattttaatgttgAAAAAATTTGCTCATTATATAGGGAGCATATGGACTATAACATGGTTAAGTTTATTGACaacattaattatatatatatacaaaatattgaGGATCTTTGTTTATGTAATAATGCACACGACAAGGGCTCGAAAAATGGAGGCAGTCATATTGCACAAGATAAAAATGAGAAAGGGGAAAATTGCCATTTTATTCATGTAGACGTACGGAAAGACTACTTCTTTTCCGATGAAGGAGAAGAGGAAGGGGAAGCATTTAATGGTGCTGCTAAtgagaaaaaggaaaagtttAATGCAGCAATAAGAAATGACCGCATGCGGGaagaaaaagggaaaaagcCCTCCTTTGCACACTTGCACGATCAAGCAGGCACTAAAATTGGTAATTCTGAAAACTATGTTGATGAATGTGGCCTGTCAAAAAGTAAACTCATTAACAACACACACGTGTCAAGTGATACTAGTATGAACACATATGTTAGGGAAAAGAAAGACAAACAAAACACGAACTATTCATCATTTAGATATGGAGAACGTACAAAtgatgtatttttaaaagattcaTCTTGCCCCTGCTGTAATCGCGCCCTCAATGGACGCAATAGCATATATGACCTTATGAATGACGAAAAGGTAAATAAGGATGTTcctattattatacatatatatggacCTCCATATAACCAGGTGTTAACTAAGTTTCCCctctttaaaattatacatccagaaaataatgaaagtGTCAGTGAAggcatttttatatacacgTTAGGAGATTTTTTACATGAACAAtttccttcattttttagaaaaatatgtagAAACTCAAAAGGGCATTCACATAACGGTAAGACCAACATTTCGACGAATAATGAGCATAAGAAGAGAGTGTATTATGAcaaggaaaataatatacatgaaTATGAGAACAAAAAGGGATCTTACTTAAACAGCGAAAatgtgttttattttatggaGGAcgattatttaatttttagtcCTTACATGTTCATAATTGTCAACGGAATACAAATTCCTCTGAAGACTCCACTGTACTGGTTGTGCACGAACTTTTTACAGCTCGATAACTTCCTCCATGTTATTCTTCGAATTCCGCCCTATTGA
- the PmUG01_13029400 gene encoding NADP-specific glutamate dehydrogenase, putative, with translation MVSYLYIVCFIVLNSCTSGFSKNSYLKHAVPGKSKLNGWHNYGYNSTKSLDSKIEELHSRVINKNKNEPEFLQAFEEVLVSLKPVFKKDNVYLGVLENIAEPERIIQFRVPWVNDKGEHKVNRGFRVQYSSVLGPYKGGLRFHPTVNISIIKFLGFEQIFKNSLTTLPMGGGKGGSDFDPKDKSENEILNFCQSFMINLFRHIGPNTDVPAGDIGVGGREIGFMFGQYKKLKNAFEGVLTGKNIKWGGSHIRSEATGYGVVYFAENALKNLNDNLKNKICIVSGSGNVAQYLVEKLIEKGATVLTMSDSDGYILEPNGFTKEQLMYIMDLKNNKRERLKEYVKYSKSAKYFEKEKPWNVPCDVVFPCATQNEINENDADLLIKNKCKMIVEGANMPTHIKAIQKLKQNKIIICPSKAANAGGVAVSGLEMSQNSMRLQWTAEETDKKLQIIMKNIYDQCDNASRIYLNESDLVAGANISGFLKVADSFMEQGGL, from the exons atGGTTTCTTACTTGTACATTGTTTGTTTTATAGTTTTAAATTCCTGCACAAGCGGATTTTCAAAAAACAGTTACCTCAAGCATGCTGTACCAG GAAAGAGTAAATTAAATGGGTGGCACAACTACGGGTACAATTCTACAAAATCGTTAGACAGTAAAATAGAAGAGTTACACAGTAGAGTAATAAACAAGAATAAGAATGAGCCTGAATTTTTACAAGCATTTGAAGAAGTATTAGTAAGCTTAAAGCCAGTGTTTAAGAAggataatgtatatttaggGGTACTAGAAAATATAGCAGAGCCGGAAAGGATAATTCAATTTCGTGTACCTTGGGTTAATGATAAAGGAGAACATAAAGTGAATAGAGGATTCAGAGTTCAGTATAGTTCAGTGCTGGGTCCATATAAAGGAGGGTTAAGATTTCATCCAACAGTTAATATAAGTATTATAAAGTTTTTAGGCTTtgaacaaatttttaaaaatagctTAACAACGTTACCTATGGGTGGAGGAAAAGGTGGATCTGATTTCGACCCTAAAGATAAATCCgaaaatgaaattttgaatttttgtCAATCCTTtatgataaatttatttagaCATATTGGACCTAACACAGATGTTCCAGCAGGTGATATTGGTGTAGGTGGTAGAGAAATTGGATTTATGTTTggacaatataaaaaattaaaaaatgcattTGAAGGCGTATTAACAGGCAAGAATATAAAATGGGGGGGAAGTCATATCAGATCTGAAGCAACTGGATATGGTGTTGTTTATTTTGCGGAAAATGctcttaaaaatttaaatgataatttaaaaaataaaatatgtattgtTAGTGGAAGTGGTAATGTTGCTCAGTATTTAGTGGAAAAACTTATCGAAAAAGGAGCCACAGTATTAACTATGAGTGATAGTGATGGATATATCTTGGAGCCCAATGGTTTTACAAAAGAAcaattaatgtatataatggatttaaaaaataataagagaGAAAGATTGAaagaatatgtaaaatattcaaaaagtgctaaatattttgaaaaagaaaaaccaTGGAATGTACCATGTGATGTTGTTTTTCCGTGCGCAAcacaaaatgaaattaatgaaaatgatgctgacttgttaataaaaaataaatgcaaaatGATTGTTGAAGGTGCAAATATGCCAACACACATTAAGGCAATACagaaattaaaacaaaataaaattatcatcTGTCCATCCAAAGCTGCAAATGCAGGTGGAGTAGCAGTAAGTGGATTAGAAATGAGTCAAAATTCTATGAGACTCCAGTGGACAGCTGAAGAAAcggataaaaaattacagattattatgaaaaatatttatgaccAATGTGATAATGCCTCAAGAATTTACCTGAACGAGTCAGATTTAGTAGCTGGGGCGAACATTTCGGGATTTTTAAAAGTAGCTGACTCGTTCATGGAGCAAGGAGGTTTAtga
- the PmUG01_13029500 gene encoding exodeoxyribonuclease III, putative, translating into MEKIQIASWNVNGWKKSCELIKKKNGNLFEFLKKLNIDILCIQETKTNDSIIENEFNLLEAYSDKYESYWNNCKKKNEGHKTYKGYSGIATYVCNANKIICSTNNAFENFSFFIDEDISRYDLLIRREFPLDGSSLSFFIAGNEHGIPECLSGSTNERGDSEETEKVREMKEVNGQEGMQDMQSVQNMQDMQNTQDMQNLQDMQNTQDMQNMQDMQNLQDMQNIQSMKKRKTDEGTSSSSVQGTRSRSSTQTGINCPLKSVQDFFNEGRILVTMHKHFIIVNIYAPYSGCNYDRLSYKMMFMHAVRAKIIQLRITTGLPIILLGDLNISYRNRDVYYLNNIINLESMMKNLKKIKLKENLSNKICQQLPIIFDTLKNKKNFIIKKKMLTQNSESYSFFLNFNGDIKKIGSNAFSSQEEIYFFFSLDEMYVDDKYVDYPHEYFFYLNSCVDSDTLSSGALGSISPCNDSSDAQGGSSSSAVEEEICKKGTTFKGVNCKNADPPSICRCEQCSLNHVDDLTYRDAPYIGNNHSYSHSNCNDVKPFKRMKTDEYTPNSTTEKSEELKNQFESFFSDNKHVMNRIIKNENNEIEEEYLLKNAQNITYYYNDKLKCKIKGSTKILCKYTYKNCSTGKYLVKGKNCLYLKHLNDIFLSLGIILSDDDMLSIANAVGCSSSPQCCTNFLKNLIYEDKMIDTFSFFYPNINGKFTCWDTYKQYRVTNEGSRIDYIFIDYILYEYFIKSYRHLYESPVVLNEHLKCLLLPEGERSGVLIREGYRSRSDKSGGDRIGGDRNEDDSSGGGNDDKLSYESINSPTNNRNYANYFDKLKKKKAYTVREDVIHSEEDDMYDFQFKILSFIGLIYTTPKLSDHIAVNCTFINPKEVMNEGKKKKKNFGICCSDNTISLRAFCLSTYQYMACLPLYLINSSLFSLCSYTFLTHIHAHNKPCHNIIKTQPHKKTKKITQFFTLIKKKEEKKK; encoded by the coding sequence ATGGAAAAGATACAAATAGCTAGCTGGAACGTGAATGGGTGGAAAAAGAGTTGtgagttaataaaaaaaaaaaatggaaatttatttgaatttttgaAGAAGCTAAATATCGACATACTATGTATACAAGAAACCAAAACGAATGACTCGATTATTGAAAATGAGTTTAATCTGTTAGAGGCATATTCAGATAAATATGAATCATATTggaataattgtaaaaaaaaaaatgagggccataaaacatataaaggTTATTCGGGTATTGCCACCTATGTATGTAatgcaaataaaataatttgttctACTAATAATgcttttgaaaatttttctttttttatcgATGAAGATATTTCAAGGTATGACTTGCTCATTAGGAGAGAGTTCCCTCTGGATGGCTCTTCCTTGTCCTTCTTCATAGCAGGAAATGAACACGGGATTCCTGAATGTTTAAGTGGTAGCACAAATGAAAGGGGAGATTCTGAAGAAACGGAAAAAGTAAGAGAAATGAAAGAAGTGAATGGACAAGAAGGTATGCAAGATATGCAGAGTGTGCAGAATATGCAAGATATGCAGAATACGCAAGATATGCAGAATTTGCAAGATATGCAGAATACGCAAGATATGCAGAATATGCAAGATATGCAGAATTTGCAAGATATGCAGAATATACAAAGTatgaaaaaacgaaaaaccGATGAAGGCACCTCAAGCAGCTCTGTTCAGGGGACTAGAAGTAGGAGCAGCACGCAGACTGGCATCAACTGTCCGCTCAAAAGTGTACAAGATTTTTTCAATGAAGGAAGGATACTAGTAACCATGCATAAGcattttataattgttaaCATTTATGCTCCATATTCAGGGTGTAACTATGATAGGTTAAGCTACAAAATGATGTTTATGCATGCAGTTAGagcaaaaataatacaactCAGAATTACAACAGGTCTTCCTATAATTCTACTAGGTGATTTGAATATATCCTACCGAAATAGAGATGTATACTAccttaataatattataaatctAGAAAGCatgatgaaaaatttaaaaaaaattaaattaaaagaaaatttgtCAAACAAAATTTGTCAGCAATTGCCTATAATATTTGATACactcaaaaataaaaagaattttatcattaaaaaaaaaatgttaacacAGAATAGTGAgtcatattcttttttcctaaattttaatggtgatataaaaaaaattggaagtAATGCCTTCAGTTCGCAAGAAgaaatttactttttcttttccttagATGAAATGTATGTAGATGATAAGTATGTGGACTATCCTCatgaatactttttttatttgaatagcTGTGTGGATAGTGATACTTTAAGTAGTGGTGCTTTGGGTAGCATTTCACCGTGTAATGATTCATCAGATGCACAGGGGGGTTCAAGCAGTTCTGCAGTGGAGGAAGAGATTTGCAAAAAGGGTACTACATTCAAAGGGGTTAACTGCAAAAATGCTGATCCTCCCAGCATTTGTAGATGTGAGCAATGTAGCTTAAACCATGTAGACGACTTAACATACCGAGATGCACCTTACATTGGAAATAACCACTCATATAGCCACTCCAATTGCAATGATGTAAAACCCTTTAAGCGGATGAAGACAGATGAATACACTCCTAACAGTACAACTGAAAAGAGCGAAGAATTGAAAAACCAGTTtgaatcttttttttcagatAATAAGCATGTTATGAACAGAATTATCAAAAACGAAAACAACGAAATAGAAGAGGAAtatctattaaaaaatgcGCAAAACATTacctattattataatgataaGTTAAAATGTAAGATAAAAGGTtctacaaaaattttatgtaagTATACGTATAAAAATTGTTCTACAGGAAAATACTTAGTTAAAGGTAAAAACTGTTTGTATCTAAAGCActtaaatgatatatttctATCATTAGGTATTATCCTTTCAGATGATGATATGTTAAGTATAGCTAATGCTGTAGGGTGCTCCTCTTCTCCCCAATGCtgtacaaattttttaaaaaatttaatttatgaaGATAAAATGATAGATACcttttcattcttttatCCAAACATAAACGGAAAATTTACTTGTTGGGATACCTATAAACAGTACAGAGTAACCAATGAGGGTTCTCGCATTGATTACATTTTCAttgattatattttgtacgaatattttataaagagCTATAGGCACCTGTACGAATCTCCCGTTGTTTTGAACGAACACTTGAAGTGTTTACTGCTTCCAGAGGGAGAGAGAAGCGGGGTGCTTATAAGAGAAGGGTATAGGAGTAGAAGCGATAAAAGCGGGGGCGATAGAATTGGGGGTGATAGAAACGAGGACGATAGTAGCGGGGGTGGCAATGATGACAAACTAAGCTACGAAAGCATAAACTCGCCCACAAATAACCGAAATTACGCAAATTATTTCGAtaaactgaaaaaaaaaaaagcttatACGGTTAGAGAAGATGTAATACATAGTGAAGAGGACGACATGTATGATTttcaatttaaaattttaagtttCATCGGTTTAATTTATACAACTCCAAAACTAAGTGATCACATTGCTGTTAACTGTACATTTATTAACCCAAAAGAAGTAATGAATGaagggaaaaagaaaaaaaaaaatttcggCATATGCTGTTCCGATAACACTATCTCTTTAAGAGCATTCTGTCTGTCGACATATCAATATATGGCTTGTCTACCactatatttaattaattcttcCTTGTTTTCTTTATGTTCATATACGTTCCTTACTCATATTCATGCGCATAATAAACCATGCcacaatattataaaaacacaACCACACAAGAAAACGAAGAAAATTACTCAGTTTTTTACtctaatcaaaaaaaaagaagagaaaaaaaaataa
- the PmUG01_13029600 gene encoding conserved Plasmodium protein, unknown function, whose amino-acid sequence MCERLYRKIKDSECGSNLYITNNKVLFDSVYKLIKEGVPMPCGYYVNEKIVNRETDRYVLTKYIYDVDDIIYKVEAHSKVNLEKTTNLRVKCLEQSYLKDNEVEDLYKYDTYNQLDSIQIYVSHNNFSYIWNEYTMQYFLSCYHDEHNLKIHTHILEKEQYGYDLQIELYEIPNDPIKAFLVASHLSKIREALQCSPLMHFFLTRTNTSENAFEKIIIRKNEIIYLFKNCGHILVIISIHYEHTYDKCIVLGLCKNIHITTKTMDLCENLDCSFYTDFPSHLITSELFVYSNDNDKDNNSDMHNYGVERENQMIYSIWTGKKEKHNQINTYKDVYQGEHTTTDTNAHYIEKNLNDEKEDKGKSKQANSNENVKAESNNKLKIPNVGFISLKMDAKLFTSCKDFSELIQLSSRISHIVVSFREYLNNSLVLYRIKRRRAF is encoded by the coding sequence ATGTGCGAAAGGCTGTACAGGAAGATAAAGGACTCGGAGTGTGGATCTAATTTGTATATCACCAATAATAAGGTCTTGTTCGATAGTGTATACAAGTTAATAAAGGAAGGGGTTCCAATGCCTTGTGGATATTATgtgaatgaaaaaattgttaacAGAGAGACAGATAGATATGTATTAACTAAGTATATTTACGACGTGgatgatataatatataaagtgGAAGCACATTCGAAGGTAAACTTAGAGAAAACTACAAATTTAAGAGTAAAATGTCTAGAACAGTCATACTTAAAGGATAACGAAGTAGAggatttatataaatatgatacaTATAATCAACTAGATTCAATACAGATTTATGTGtctcataataatttttcatatatatggaaTGAATATACTATGCAATATTTTCTTAGTTGTTATCATGAtgaacataatttaaaaatacatacccatattttagaaaaagaaCAATATGGATATGATCTACAAATagaattatatgaaataccAAATGATCCAATTAAAGCTTTTTTAGTAGCTAGCCATTTATCGAAAATTAGAGAAGCATTACAATGTAGTCCTcttatgcatttttttttaacacgAACTAATACGTCTGAAAAtgcatttgaaaaaattattataagaaaGAATGAAatcatttatctttttaaaaactgTGGTCATATACTAGTTATTATATCTATACATTATGAACATACATATGATAAATGTATAGTCCTTggtttatgtaaaaatatacatattacaaCTAAGACTATGGATTTATGCGAAAATTTGGATTGCTCCTTTTATACTGATTTCCCATCGCATCTTATCACCTCCGAATTGTTTGTATAtagtaatgataatgataaagATAACAACTCTGATATGCATAATTATGGTGTAGAACGAGAAAATCAGATGATATACTCAATATGGAcagggaaaaaagaaaagcatAATCAGATAAACACATACAAGGATGTATACCAAGGGGAGCATACCACTACAGACACCAATGCACactatatagaaaaaaatttaaatgatgaaaaagaaGACAAAGGAAAAAGCAAACAAGCAAATTCCAACGAAAATGTAAAAGCagaaagtaataataaattgaaaatCCCAAATGTTGGGTTTATATCACTCAAGATGGatgcaaaattatttacCAGTTGTAAAGATTTCTCAGAATTAATACAGTTATCAAGTCGGATAAGTCATATTGTTGTTTCGTTTCGTGAATATTTGAACAACTCGTTGGTTTTGTACAGGATCAAGCGGAGAAGAGCTTTCTGA